The DNA segment GCATCCAGGAAGTCCGCGCCCATAGCATCGTCACCGCCGACGGCCAGGAACGCGAGATCGACGCCATCATCTTCGGCACCGGCTTCACCCCCAGCGACCCGCTGCCCCGTGGCGTGGTGTTCGGCCGAAACGGCGTCGACCTGCTGGATACCTGGCCACAAGGCCCCGAAGCCTACAAGGGCACCCTGACCGCCGGCTTCCCCAACCTGTTCTTCCTCATGGGGCCGAACACCGGGCTTGGACATAACTCCATGGTCTACATGATCGAATCGCAGATCCATTACGTGCTCGGCGCCCTCGACCTGCTCGACGCCCGCCGCCTGCGCTCTCTGGAGGTCAAGCGCGACGTGCAGGACAGGTTCAACGGCAAGCTCCAGGGCAGCCTCGGCAATACCGTGTGGAACGCCGGCGGCTGCAAGAGCTGGTACCTGCACCCAGTGACCGGTCGCAACTGCACCGTCTGGCCCGGCTTCACCTGGCGCTTCCGCCTGCTGACCCGCAACTTCGACCCGGCGGCCTACCATTTCAGCCGCAGCGTGCCCGCGCACGCTGCCCAGGGACCGCTGCAACTGGCCACCCTGGAGGTGTCGGCATGAAATCCTTTGAGAATAAAGTCGCTGCAGTCACTGGTGCCGGTTCCGGCATTGGCCGCGCCCTGGCCTGCGCCCTCGCCCGCCAGGGCTGCCACCTGGCCCTGGCCGACGTGAATGCCGACGGCCTGTCAGAAACCGCAGCCCTGGTGCGCAAGCTGGGCGTGCAGGTCACCGAAACCCGCGTCGATGTCGCCGACCGCGACGCCGTGCACGCCTGGGCCGAACAGGTAGTGCTGGACCACGGCCGGGTCAACCTGATCGTCAACAACGCCGGCGTCGCCCATGCCGGGACAGTTGATGGCAGCGACTACTCGGAATACGAGTGGATCATGAACATCAACTTCTGGGGCGTGGTATATGGCACCAAGGCTTTCCTGCCACACCTCAAGGCCAGTGGCGAAGGCCATGTGGTTAACGTTTCCAGCGTGTTCGGCCTGTTCGCGCAACCGGGCATGAGCGCCTACAACGCCACCAAGTTCGCTGTGCGCGGCTTTACCGAGTCATTGCGCCAGGAACTGGACATGGAAGGTTGTGGCGTCTCGGCCAGTTGCGTGCACCCCGGCGGCATTCGCACCAACATCGCCAAGACCGCGCGCATGAACGACAGCCTGGCCAAGGTCACCGGACAGGAGTCCAGCCGTGCCCGCCAGCAGTTCAACGACCAGTTGCTGCGCACCAGCCCGGAAAAGGCCGCCGACGTCATCCTGCGCGGCGTGCTCAAGGATAACCGGCGCATCCTCATCGGCGCCGACGCCTGGGCACTGGACGGCATGCAACGCCTGCTGCCGACCCTCTACCAGCGCCTGGTCACCAGTTCCATGCGCCTGGCCGCGAAGTTCGCGCCCAAGCCAAGGGCGGTGGAAGTGTCCAAGGCCGTTGATTGATCCCAGGGGCTGCTGCGCAGCCCTTGGCGATTGAAATCGCCCCTACAGGCTGTAGGGGCGAATTCATTCGCGATGCAGGACGCAGTCCTGCCGTAGGTTGGGCAGAGGAACGAAGCCCAACGATGCGAGGCACACCAAAAAACCCTGGCACCGCCCTCTCCAAAGATGACTACGAAGTCACTCGTTCGGATATCCGAACGATATTCGGAGTGCATATTCGGAAGCCCGGACAAGACGAAAATCCCGTTAGCCGCCTATCAAATAAAAAACATTTAATTTCAACAACTTATATATAAATCAAAGTCACCATACAGCTGGCACGCATCCTGCGAATACAGATCCCCGACGGACGCGAACTCCTGCTCGCGCCGATAAGAACAATCAACATCGAGGACTGTCGTTCATGCGTATGCTCCCCAAGGTTCTGGCCACCGCTATCGCAGCAACCCTGATCTCCGCTCCGGCCTTCGCCGCCGAGCTGACCGGTACCCTGAAGAAGATCAAGGAGACCGGCACCATCACCCTCGGTCACCGTGACGCTTCCATCCCCTTCTCCTACCTCGGCACCGAGCCGGGCAAGCCCATCGGCTACTCCCATGACCTCCAGCTGAAAGTGGTCGAGGCCATCAAGCAGGAACTGGGCATGCCGGAACTGAAGGTCCGCTACAACCTGGTGACCTCCCAGACCCGTATCCCGCTGGTGCAGAACGGCACCGTGGACATCGAGTGCGGCTCCACCACCAACAACCTCGAGCGCCAGAAGCAGGTTGGTTTCTCGGTCGGCATCTTCGAAGTAGGCACCCGCCTGCTGTCGAAGAAATCCGCCGGCATCAATGAATTCGACGCCCTGAAAGGCAAGAACGTGGTGACCACCGCCGGCACCACCTCCGAGCGCCTGCTCAAGTCCATGAACGCCG comes from the Pseudomonas sp. TCU-HL1 genome and includes:
- a CDS encoding SDR family NAD(P)-dependent oxidoreductase; translated protein: MKSFENKVAAVTGAGSGIGRALACALARQGCHLALADVNADGLSETAALVRKLGVQVTETRVDVADRDAVHAWAEQVVLDHGRVNLIVNNAGVAHAGTVDGSDYSEYEWIMNINFWGVVYGTKAFLPHLKASGEGHVVNVSSVFGLFAQPGMSAYNATKFAVRGFTESLRQELDMEGCGVSASCVHPGGIRTNIAKTARMNDSLAKVTGQESSRARQQFNDQLLRTSPEKAADVILRGVLKDNRRILIGADAWALDGMQRLLPTLYQRLVTSSMRLAAKFAPKPRAVEVSKAVD
- a CDS encoding glutamate/aspartate ABC transporter substrate-binding protein, producing MRMLPKVLATAIAATLISAPAFAAELTGTLKKIKETGTITLGHRDASIPFSYLGTEPGKPIGYSHDLQLKVVEAIKQELGMPELKVRYNLVTSQTRIPLVQNGTVDIECGSTTNNLERQKQVGFSVGIFEVGTRLLSKKSAGINEFDALKGKNVVTTAGTTSERLLKSMNAEKQMGMNIISAKDHGESFLMLESGRAVAFMMDDALLYGEMAKAKKPDDWVVTGTPQSFEIYGCMVRKGDEPFKHVVDKAIANTFASGEINGIYDKWFTQPIPPKGLNLNFPMSEELKKLVANPTDKSAEEI